Proteins encoded together in one Myotis daubentonii chromosome 17, mMyoDau2.1, whole genome shotgun sequence window:
- the PARP10 gene encoding protein mono-ADP-ribosyltransferase PARP10, producing MAEAEEGVPAVELSGLPPDIPDELLTLYFENHRRSGGGPVLSWQRLGHGGVLTFEEAADAARVLAQKEHVLQGARLSLRPAPPRAPARLLLQGLPPGTPPQRLEQHVQALLRAAGHPEQPCRALASPRPDRALVQLSKPLSEAEVRVLEEQARALDLEGAQVSLAQVPQARAVRVVGGTTPVDLLLLQLYLENERRSGGGPLVGLRSLQGPLGTVVSFQQWQVAERVLQQDHRLQGSELNLVPHYDVLEPEELAADASGGDHSAELGPGATAHAFLEAREPARALEGVGTVTLGSTEAPGQSGAPLRTEPIGSLGQAVGSSDQEGLESLGLPGSSGQAEPVSSRPAESPGPVGSVENAPGPPEQVGSGSLEPGAPPEQGGLVEMVLSMEPGTMRFMQLYYEDLLAGLGDVALFPLEESDMTGFRLCGALAPCQAAEEFLQSLLGSVSYHVLSLKHPGSARFLRGPEGRHLLRELEARFQCVFGTERLAGDALDTDPAEVDPTEALQALPGQAHTPWPPDSTGSDPENLSLEEVRELLATLEGLDGEDWLPLEPGEEEPEEQPEEEPPEEEQPEEEPVAPSTGGPQRLEEEAALQLALHRSLGPQGQAAEQEEAAALQRALALSLLEPTPLEAEEEFLGGGPGGQAQLVVHVAFEQDLDELDRALGAALEVHLREETVGLRGHTLPAELLARLERRHGVSVALHDDRTVLRGFGAQPTRAARHLRALLAGPRGQSLTCPLEGSRPTGPQQRPKGPWGRLECLAEDSPEFQEVVQTFYDTLDSAHTRIRIVRVERVLHPLLQQQYELHRERLEQRCEQRPVEHVLYHGTSVPAVPEICAYGFNRSFCGRNGTLYGQGVYFAKRASVSVQDRYSPPDAEGHKAVFVARVLTGDYGQGHRQLRAPPLRAPGHGLLRYDSAVDCLRQPSIFVIFHDTQALPTHLITCERIPGVPLRDPSGPSGHSLDS from the exons ATggcagaggcagaggagggggtgcCGGCAGTGGAGCTCAGCGGGCTGCCCCCCGACATCCCGGATGAGCTGCTCACACTCTACTTTGAGAACCACCGACGCTCTGGGGGGGGCCCTGTGCTGAGCTGGCAGAGACTTGGCCACGGAGGCGTGCTCACTTTTGAGGAGGCGGCAG ACGCAGCTCGGGTCCTGGCCCAGAAGGAGCACGTGCTGCAGGGCGCCCGGCTGAGCCTACGGCCGGCCCCACCCCGTGCGCCTGCCCGCCTGCTGCTCCAAGGACTGCCCCCTGGCACCCCACCCCAGCGCCTGGAGCAGCATGTCCAGGCCCTGCTGCGTGCCGCGGGGCACCCGGAGCAGCCCTGCCGTGCCCTGGCCAGTCCCCGACCAGACCGGGCCCTGGTCCAGCTATCGAAGCCCCTCTCAGAGGCAG AAGTCCGTGTGCTGGAGGAGCAGGCTCGGGCCCTGGACCTGGAGGGGGCCCAGGTATCCCTGGCGCAGGTGCCCCAGGCCCGAGCGGTGCGCGTGGTGGGGGGCACTACCCCCGtggacctgctgctgctgcagctgtaCCTGGAGAATGAGCGCCGGAGTGGCGGGGGCCCCCTGGTGGGCCTGCGCAGCCTGCAAGGGCCCCTGGGCACCGTGGTCTCCTTCCAGCAGTGGCAGG TGGCCGAGCGGGTGCTGCAGCAGGACCACCGGCTACAGGGCTCGGAGCTGAACCTGGTCCCCCACTACGACGTCCTAGAGCCCGAGGAGCTTGCTGCGGACGCCAGTGGAGGGGACCACTCGGCCGAGTTGGGGCCTGGGGCCACTGCGCATGCCTTTCTGGaggccagggagccagcgaggGCACTGGAGGGTGTGGGGACTGTGACCTTGGGCTCTACGGAGGCACCAGGCCAATCGGGAGCCCCGTTAAGGACAGAGCCCATCGGGTCTCTGGGGCAGGCCGTGGGGTCCTCGGATCAGGAGGGGCTGGAGAGCCTGGGGCTCCCGGGGTCTTCAGGGCAGGCAGAGCCGGTCAGCTCAAGGCCTGCAGAGTCCCCAGGCCCCGTGGGCTCAGTGGAGAATGCCCCGGGGCCTCCAGAGCAGGTGGGATCAGGGAGCCTGGAGCCGGGGGCGCCCCCGGAGCAGGGGGGGCTGGTGGAGATGGTGCTGTCGATGGAGCCGGGCACCATGCGCTTCATGCAGCTCTATTACGAGGACCTTCTCGCTGGCCTGGGAGATGTCGCCCTCTTCCCGCTTGAGGAATCAGATATGACCGGCTTTCGA CTCTGTGGAGCCCTGGCCCCGTGCCAGGCAGCGGAGGAGTTTCTGCAGAGCCTGCTGGGCAGCGTCAGCTACCACGTGCTGAGCCTGAAGCACCCGGGCAGCGCCAGGTTCCTGCGGGGCCCCGAGGGGCGGCACCTGCTCAGGGAGCTGGAGGCTCGGTTCCAGTGCGTCTTCGGGACGGAGCGCCTGGCCGGGGACGCCCTGGACACAGACCCCGCAGAG GTGGACCCCACTGAGGCCCTCCAGGCGCTCCCCGGCCAAGCCCACACTCCGTGGCCCCCCGACAGTACAGGCAGTGACCCGGAGAACCTGAGCCTCG AGGAGGTCCGAGAGCTACTGGCCACTCTGGAGGGCCTGGACGGGGAGGACTGGCTGCCCCtggagcctggggaggaggaaccggaggagcagccagaggaggagccgccagaggaggagcagccagaggaggagcccGTGGCCCCCAGCACCGGAGGCCCCCAgcgcctggaggaggaggcggcgcTGCAGCTGGCTCTCCACCGGTCCCTGGGGCCGCAGGGCCAAGCGGCTGAGCAGGAGGAAGCTGCTGCGTTGCAGCGGGCGCTGGCCCTCTCCCTGCTGGAGCCGACCCCCCTGGAGGCCGAGGAGGAGTTCCTGGGCGGGGGGCCTGGCGGCCAAGCCCAGCTGGTGGTGCATGTGGCCTTTGAGCAGGACCTGGACGAGCTGGACCGGGCACTCGGGGCTGCCCTGGAGGTGCACCTCCGGGAGGAGACAGTGGGGCTCCGGGGTCACACGCTGCCCGCAGAGCTGCTGGCCCGCCTGGAGCGGCGCCACGGAGTGAGCGTTGCCCTGCACGATGACCGCACTGTCCTCCGGGGCTTTGGGGCCCAGCCCACCCGTGCAGCCCGCCACCTAAGGGCACTACTGGCTGGCCCCCGGGGTCAGAGCTTGACCTGTCCTTTGGAGGGTTCGCGCCCCACCG GGCCACAGCAGAGGCCGaaggggccctggggcaggctggAGTGTCTGGCTGAGGACAGCCCTGAGTTCCAGGAGGTGGTGCAGACCTTCTATGACACCCTGGACTCTGCCCACACCAGGATCCGCATCGTCCGG GTGGAGCGCGTGCTGCACCCGCTGCTGCAGCAACAGTACGAGCTGCACCGAGAGCGCCTGGAGCAGCGCTGCGAGCAGCGGCCGGTGGAGCACGTCCTGTACCACGGCACGTCGGTGCCCGCTGTCCCCGAAATCTGTGCCTACGGCTTCAACCGCAGCTTCTGCGGCCGCAATG GCACGCTCTACGGGCAGGGAGTATACTTCGCCAAGCGCGCCTCCGTCTCCGTGCAAGACCGCTACTCGCCCCCGGACGCCGAGGGCCACAAGGCAGTGTTTGTGGCGCGGGTGCTGACTGGGGACTACGGGCAGGGCCATCGCCAGCTGCGGGCGCCCCCTCTGCGCGCCCCGGGCCACGGGCTCCTGCGTTACGACAGCGCCGTGGACTGCCTCCGCCAGCCCAGCATCTTTGTCATCTTTCACGACACCCAGGCGCTGCCCACCCACCTCATCACGTGCGAGCGCATACCCGGGGTTCCCCTTCGGGACCCCTCTGGGCCCTCGGGCCACTCCCTGGACTCCTAA
- the GRINA gene encoding protein lifeguard 1 — MPHEKSFLVSGDNYPPPNPGYPGVPPPPMAPYPGAPYPSAQFQPSPYAQPGYPQGPSSYPQGGYPQAPYPQAGYPQGPYPQGPYPQGGYPQGPYPQSPFPPNPYGQPQAFPIQDSGSPLHGTYHEEGPPSYYDNQDFPATNWDDKSIRQAFIRKVFLVLTVQLSVTLSTVAVFTFVKEVKSFVQDNVWTYYVSYAVFFISLIALSCCGEFRRKHPWNLIALSILTISLSYMVGVIASFYNTEAVIMAVGITTIVCFTVVIFSMQTRYDFTSCMGVLLVSMVVLIVFAILCIFIRNRILEIVYASLGALLFTCFLAVDTQLLLGNKQLSLSPEEYVFAALNLYTDIINIFLFILTIIGRAKE, encoded by the exons ATGCCTCATGAGAAGAGTTTCTTGGTGTCTGGGGACAACtatcctccccccaaccctggaTATCCCGgggtgcccccgccccccatggctCCTTACCCTGGGGCCCCGTACCCATCAGCCCAGTTCCAGCCTTCCCCCTACGCCCAGCCAGGGTATCCCCAGGGCCCCAGTTCCTACCCCCAAGGGGGTTACCCTCAGGCCCCCTACCCCCAGGCAGGTTACCCCCAGGGTCCCTACCCCCAGGGCCCCTACCCCCAAGGGGGCTACCCTCAGGGGCCATATCCACAGAgcccctttccccccaacccCTACGGACAGCCACAGGCCTTCCCGATCCAGGACTCTGGCT caccTCTGCATGGGACCTATCACGAGGAGGGACCCCCGTCCTACTATGACAACCAGGACTTCCCTGCCACCAACTGGGACGACAAGAGCATCCGCCAGGCTTTCATCCGGAAG GTGTTCCTGGTGCTGACCGTGCAGCTGTCCGTGACTCTGTCCACCGTGGCCGTGTTCACGTTTGTCAAGGAAGTGAAGAGTTTCGTCCAGGACAATGTCTGGACCTACTATGTGTCCTACGCCGTCTTCTTCATCTCCCTCATCGCCCTCAGCTGCTGTGGGGAATTCCGCCGAAAGCACCCCTGGAACCTCATTGCACTG TCGATCCTGACCATCAGCCTGTCCTACATGGTGGGCGTGATCGCCAGTTTCTACAACACCGAGGCGGTCATCATGGCTGTGGGCATCACCACCATCGTCTGCTTCACGGTGGTCATCTTCTCCATGCAG ACCCGCTACGACTTCACCTCGTGCATGGGCGTGCTGCTGGTGAGCATGGTGGTGCTGATCGTCTTCGCCATCCTCTGCATCTTCATCCGCAACCGCATCCTGGAGATCGTGTACGCCTCGCTGGGCGCGCTGCTCTTCACCTGC TTCCTGGCAGTGGAcacccagctgctgctggggAACAAGCAGCTGTCGCTGAGCCCGGAGGAGTACGTGTTCGCGGCGCTTAACCTGTACACGGACATCATCAACATCTTCCTGTTCATCCTCACCATCATCGGCCGCGCCAAGGAGTAG